A region of Streptobacillus felis DNA encodes the following proteins:
- the yihA gene encoding ribosome biogenesis GTP-binding protein YihA/YsxC, whose product MEVKSAEYSRSCIKLADYPEKMGNTEIAFVGRSNVGKSSLINTIVNRKNLARTSKTPGRTQLVNFFLVNKDRYFVDLPGYGFAKVPANVKKNWGSIISEYLNSERKKVVFVLLDIRRVPSGEDIEMLEYLEHFDIEYYIVFTKCDKLSNNEKFRQLKEIRKKLEFSNEDVFFHSSLKNIGTTEILDFIDKL is encoded by the coding sequence ATGGAAGTTAAAAGTGCAGAATATTCAAGAAGTTGTATAAAACTTGCAGATTATCCTGAAAAAATGGGTAATACAGAAATAGCATTTGTTGGTAGATCTAACGTAGGAAAATCATCTTTAATTAATACTATAGTAAATAGAAAAAATTTGGCAAGAACGAGTAAAACACCAGGTCGAACTCAACTAGTTAATTTTTTCTTAGTAAATAAAGATAGATATTTTGTGGACCTTCCAGGTTATGGTTTTGCAAAAGTGCCAGCCAATGTAAAGAAGAATTGGGGTAGTATCATATCTGAATATTTAAATTCTGAAAGAAAAAAGGTAGTATTTGTATTACTTGATATTAGACGTGTTCCAAGTGGTGAAGATATTGAAATGCTAGAATATTTAGAACATTTTGATATAGAATATTATATAGTGTTTACAAAATGTGATAAACTATCAAATAATGAGAAGTTTAGACAATTAAAAGAGATTAGGAAAAAATTAGAATTTAGTAATGAAGATGTATTCTTTCATTCATCTTTAAAGAATATAGGTACAACTGAAATATTAGATTTTATAGATAAATTATAA
- a CDS encoding LemA family protein, translating to MTLLVILGVVVLIGLWAMGVYNKYVGLDNENQVAFSNIGTFLQKRLDLIPNLVETVKGYAKHESETLQNVVDARSRMLKLDLNDVKNLEEIRKMENELTKTLKSIMALSESYPELKANVNFLELQKSLTDIENQIEGTRRFYNATVGTLNTFIRRFPNVLLSGLLKFRNAEFFKEDAEAKSAPKVSF from the coding sequence ATGACATTATTAGTAATTTTAGGAGTAGTAGTTTTAATTGGATTATGGGCAATGGGTGTTTATAATAAATATGTAGGACTTGATAATGAAAATCAAGTTGCATTTAGTAATATAGGAACATTTTTACAAAAAAGATTAGATTTAATACCTAATTTAGTTGAAACAGTAAAAGGATATGCAAAACATGAAAGTGAAACTTTACAAAATGTTGTAGATGCAAGAAGTAGAATGCTTAAATTAGATTTAAATGATGTTAAAAATTTAGAAGAAATTAGAAAAATGGAAAATGAATTAACTAAGACTTTAAAATCTATTATGGCATTAAGTGAATCTTATCCAGAATTAAAGGCAAATGTTAACTTTTTAGAATTACAAAAATCTTTAACTGATATAGAAAATCAAATTGAAGGAACAAGAAGATTCTATAATGCTACAGTTGGAACATTAAATACTTTTATTAGAAGATTCCCTAATGTTTTACTTTCAGGACTATTAAAATTTAGAAATGCTGAATTCTTTAAGGAAGATGCTGAAGCTAAGAGTGCACCAAAAGTGAGTTTTTAA